In Gallus gallus isolate bGalGal1 chromosome 8, bGalGal1.mat.broiler.GRCg7b, whole genome shotgun sequence, one DNA window encodes the following:
- the FAM163A gene encoding protein FAM163A, with protein sequence MTAGTVVITGGILATVILLCIIAVLCYCRLQYYCCKKDDPNEEEEEEEEEEEESDLPTHSHPGTCNACSSRMADGQGSPTPIPELNQHGAHPRCPTCSPYGSPFYIRTPDMVRNGGERVAYAPACYPEMGPPVGLQGFPLSRHGLREGFPPSRAISTEV encoded by the exons ATGACAGCGGGAACTGTTGTCATCACCGGGGGAATCCTAGCGACCGTGATCCTACTGTGCATCATTGCCGTGCTCTGCTACTGTAGGCTACAG TActactgctgcaagaaagaTGACCCcaatgaagaagaggaggaggaggaggaggaagaggaagagtcCGACCTTCCCACGCACTCGCACCCCGGCACGTGCAACGCCTGCAGCTCCCGCATGGCGGACGGGCAGGGCAGTCCCACGCCCATCCCCGAGCTCAACCAGCACGGGGCCCACCCCCGCTGCCCCACCTGCTCCCCGTACGGCTCCCCGTTCTACATACGGACCCCCGACATGGTGCGCAATGGGGGTGAGCGCGTGGCCTACGCGCCCGCCTGCTACCCCGAGATGGGGCCGCCTGTTGGCCTGCAGGGCTTCCCGCTGAGCCGGCACGGCCTCCGCGAGGGCTTCCCCCCATCCAGGGCCATCAGCACAGAGGTGTGA